The sequence TGATGTATACACGGATTATCAGAAACAGTTTTCAAGGCAGGATTATGTCACACAGAAGTATCAATTGAATCTAGAAAAAATTATGAAAGAGCTTTGCTGTAAATCCGGCTTAAAATATGGAATCTCTTGATGGAAATAACTCCATTTTCATGCTAAATTACTACATCACATTTCTATAAAATTCATCCCCAAACCCCTTGCGTATTACCACTGTATTTATTACAATGACTTAAAGTTATTCTTGAACAAGAGACAATTCTTGCCAATAACGACAATCAGAACATTCCCCTCGATTTTTCCGAATTTTCATATTCGCCTGCAAATCCATATGCATCTCCAACGCTATGCTATCACCTTTTTGTATGGCATAACGATAATCCACTATTTCCATTCACTATGTGAGGTTCTAACAACGCAATGGCAAAAAAGAAGAAAATTTTTGTTCTCGATACCAACGTTGTTTTACACGATAGTTCATGCATCTATCAATTCAAAGAACATGATGTTGTCATTCCGGTAACAGTACTAGAGGAGCTCGACGCATTTAAAAAAGGAAACGAATCAATAAACTTTCACGCACGCGAATTTGCCCGTAATGTTGATGCAATGAGCGGCGATCACATCTTCAATGGCGGTATCAAGATTGGGCCTGGACTCGGCAAGATTACCGTACGTCTAGAACAGGACTTTCACAAAGATATCTATTCCTCGTTTTCTCAAAGCAAGCCAGATCATCAGATTTTAAATACCGCATACTGTTTAGCAAAAGAACAATCATCGCGTGAAGTAATACTTGTTTCCAAGGATGTCAATTTACGGATGAAGGCTAAGGCGGTCGGTTTGCCTGCGCAAGATTATAAGAACGACCAGGTAAAGAATCTCACAGAACTGTATACAGGACATCGCACAGTTGAAAATGTTGACGAAAAAGTGATCACGCGTCTTCACGCAAATCCGTTTAAGGTTCAGCCGGATGAATTGCCGACAAATCATTTCCGTCCGAATGAATTCATCATTTTGCGGAACGGAAAGCAATCGACACTCGCAACATTCGATGCAGAACGGCAGCAGATTTCCAAAATAGAAAAGAACGTTGCTTATGGTATTGCACCGCATAATGCCGAACAGATTTTTGCATTGAACGCATTAATGAATCCCGATATCCAATTGGTGACGATCTCAGGAAAAGCGGGAACGGGAAAGACATTGCTTGCTCTTGCAGCAGCACTTGAACGGCGAAAACTTTATCGGCAGATCTTTATGGCGCGTCCGATTGTTCCATTATCCAACAAAGATATTGGATTTCTTCCAGGCGACATCGAATCGAAACTCGATCCGTACATGCAGCCATTGTTCGATAACCTGAATGTGATCAAAAATCAATATCAGGAATCGGACCAACAGTATCAGCGTATTGATCAATTACTGCAGGATGAAAAATTGGTGATTGAAGCATTGTCCTATATCCGCGGACGAAGTTTGGTAAAGATATTTTTTATTGTCGACGAGGCTCAGAACCTTACACCGCATGAAGTGAAAACCATCATCACGCGAGCAGGAGAAGGGACGAAGATCGTCCTGACCGGAGATATCTATCAGATTGACCATCCATATCTCGACAGTATGTCCAATGGATTAAGCTATCTGATTGAAAAGATGCAGGGGCAAAAGATTTACGCGCACATCAATCTGGAAAAAGGAGAACGATCAAAGTTAGCAGAATTAGCGAGCAACTTACTGTAATTCTATTCAAATAAGATCTCGCAGGTTTCCAAAACCTGCGAGGTCTTCATGGACAATTCTCATGAAAAATTACTCACGGCGTCAATTCATCCAAACATCTGCATCGCTTGGTGCAGGTGCGTTTCTTGCCAGTTGTGCTCCATCCGCAGCATCAATTTCTCATCGCACACAATTCGATCTCATAATCAAAGGAGGGAGAGTAATTGATGGAACCGGTATTGCAGAAACTCTCGCTGATGTTGGGATTCGGGACGGAAAGATTATTACCGTTGGTAACATTGAAAGCATTGATACAATGCGAATAGTCAATGCAAATGGAATGCATGTGGTTCCGGGATTTGTTGATATTCACACGCATACCGATTCAGCAATTCTCCGGCTTCCGACTGCGGACAGCAAATTACGACAGGGAGTAACAACCGAAGTAGGAGGTGCAGATGGTGAATCACGCGCTCCTCGTAAAGTTCTTGGAGAGGATGACGAACAATTATATACAGACCTTGACGGATTTTTTAATCATCTGCAGAAAAAAGGATCTGCTCAAAATCTTGCATCAATGGTAGGGCTTGGAACTATCCGCGAAGTTGTTGTGGGTGAAGATGATCGTCCGGCAACACCGGAAGAGATGAAAGCGATGAAACGAGAGGTGAAAAAAGCGATTGAGCAAGGGGCTTGCGGTGTTTCAACAGGATTGGAATATACCCCCGGAAGTTTTGCATCAACAGAAGAGTTGTGGGAGTTGACCAAAGCTGCTCCAGAACCGTATCGGTTGTATTCATCACATATGCGGAATGAAGATAACAGAGTACTTGAAGCGATTGAAGAAGCGATTAGTATTGCACGCAATTCCGGAGGCCGTTTACTAATATCACATCTAAAATCATCCTATAAAGTGAATTGGTATAAGAATGAAATTACTATTAAGATGATGGAAAATGCGATTGCGGAAGGGATCGAAGTTCACGCCGATCGATACCCCTACATTGCATACCAGACCGGTCTTGCAAATCTCTTTCCGTTGTGGTCACGTGATGGAGGGACGGAACAATTTATGATTCGGTTGAAAGACCGATCAATCGTAGAAAAAATACGGCCGGAGACGTTACGGAAGATCAACGGCTTGGGATCGTGGGATTCCGTGATGATCACATCAACGAAACTGGAAGAGCACAAAACATACATCGGCAAAACAATTCAACAGATCGTCACTCAATTGAATGTCGATGCTTTTGAATTTGCAGTCGATCTCATGATCAAAGAAAATGGTTCTGTTGGCATGGTCGGTTTTGGAATGGATGAAGAGGGAACAGAATTGGTTCTTCGATGGAAGAATACAATCGTTGCTTCGGATGGCGGCGCATATTCACCGGCGTCAAAATCAAACCCGCATCCCCGAACGTATGGAACGTTTCCCCGCGCAATTTCCTATTATCAAAAAGAACGAAATGTCTGTTCGCTGCCGGAAATGATACGGAAAATGACTTCGATGCCGGCACAAAAAATTGGCTTGAAAGATCGTGGAGTGATCGCAGAGGGAAAAGCAGCAGACATCGTCATCTTTGATTACGCAACGATTAAAGACAATGCAACATTTCTCAATCCGCATCAATTTCCGACCGGAATACCGTTCGTTATTGTGAACGGGCAATTTGCTGTTGATAATAATTCGATCACGGGGAAACTAGCAGGAAAGGTTTTGCGAAGCGGTTCATTTGCGGTGTAATGGTCATTTATCTTTTTAAGGTTCATCGCGTCCCACAAATCTACCTTTTCCTGAAAGAAATCTGATTGCCCGTTCAATATTCCTTTTGACCGCTGCTTCACTTTTCAACGAAACAATATATCGAACAATTTCTTTTCTACGTGATGGCGGCAGACCTTTAAACACCGATTGTGCTTTTCCATTTTTCTGTAATGCACTCTTCAATGCTGCTGGCATCTTGATTGTTCTTGATCTCGGATCGTGCGCAATACTCACCTCTGCTATGTCGCCGACGTCGATCCCAGCTCCTTTCCTCATTGGCGTGTTCAAATATAAACGCCACTTTCCTTGATACTTTACGAGTGTTTGTGTGAAAGGAAATCCGTTTAATGTCCCGCGCACCTGGATCGGTCCTGTTTCTCTTCCTGATTGATCAAAAAGCAATCGCAATGCCATTTTTGTCGGAATCACATACGGATTTATTCCAATGATACGAATCCGTGCGAAAAACGATGCTAATTCACCAGACATAAATTTTTTACGATAAAGTTTGATACATTACTGCGGAATTTTCATCACCATCATCACTGCCGCTGCCAGTGGTGTAACCAATGCAAGTAGACCCCAAATATCCCACGCACGATAAAGCGAATGAAACTGTTCCCAATCAAAATTCGTTGCTGATGTTTCCACTGTAGTAAAAGCATAAATCTTTTTTTGCAGCGGTGCTACCTTTGCCATGAAAACAATTCCCGAAATAATGAAGAGGATAATCGACCAAAGAATCCATCCGGTTGTCAGCATGGGAAAGTGACCGATTATAGCTGTCATAACGCCCGCCGCGGAGATAATGATAACGCCCGGTGTTGTAAAGTAATTATCAAAGTCTATAATACCTTTCATCGTATGCGCAATGATAGTGATATTTTTTGTCTGCACGGCATAACGCATCCAAAAAAGGCCAGTTACGATATTCCCCAAGAAAAGTATGACGGCGATAACATGAATCATTTTGTACAGTGAATATTCCATAAGGTTATCCTTGGCAGTACTATAAAAACCACATTTACAACAATGCATATTTCAATAACAGTGACAATTTTAATCTCTTAAGGGTCCAATTCCCCGCCGGTTGCGGTGTCATTCCGGCGAAAGTCTACAAAGTGATGCCTTCGGCACCGGAATCCAGGACCTGGATGCCAGCGTACGCTGGTTCCGCCTTTTTGAATCCCGCTATACGGAATTCGAAAGGCGGGACATGACAAGATACTTCGCGGCTTGCTGCGAGGACATTTATTTTTTGAATCACTCTAACGGTGAAGCTTTGCGATGGCGGGGATGAGAGAATGTCTTACTCGTTTGCAAATGCCCGCTGAATACTTTTCGTCCAAGTTAAGTAAAAAGCTGAAGCTATATCTGTCGCGTCCCTCTAATGCAAAACCCGTGTTAGTAGTTTGTTGTTTTATTCTGTTGTCAATAATTGCTCAAAGAATCCACCGATATTATTTATCTTGTCTATAAAGTGAATCTCCAAAATCCAGTGTCTTTTGTTTCCGTGTTTATCCAATAGAAATATGCTGCTATGATTGTCAGGATGAATATCTAAACACAAATCCTTAGGGTCATCGGGTTGCTCATGAGGAAAACGACCTACGATGTGACCTGCTATCTCATTTCCAAACGTGTACCCATAGCGTTTCGCTAGTTCAACAACGTAATTAAAATATTCCGCACCGGTAAGGTTGCTTTGCTTCGAATACCATGTATGTGCTTCATGCCAAGCGTCTTCTACATCTTTTTTTAACTTCAATTTTAAAGGATTATTTCCGATAACATAGGTTCTTCCTAAATCCGCTTCCCAGCCATTATAGATGGGGCCGAAATCTAAAAACACTATATCGTCATTTTGAATAACCCTGTCAACCGGGTTTCCATTGAACGGTTGAAGTGTATTGATGCCAGCCCGTACAATTTTTTTATGCCAGTACGTTTCAATACCAAAAAGTTCTTTGGCAAGTTTAATCACTTCATCTGATAACTCTCTTTCAGACTTTCCTGAAACTATTAATCCACGTTGTTCTACGGTATGAAATAATTCTTTTGCCTTTTGTTCGGCAAGGATTAAATTTTGTTTTGCTTCATTCATAATTTTAATTTATTGGGACTACTCAGCAGAATTACATAAAAATTCAAACACATGCCACCAAATCCCGCCAAACGACGAGTCGGGCAGGCACGAAAGGAATTTGAACCATTATCCCTAAGAGTTTGGTGAAATTTTGTGTTTTCGTGATAAAAAATCCTAAACTCTGAGTAGTTACATTTATTAATTTAGGTTGGTTAATTTTGTGTTTTGGTTATTTATTATATTTTCCATTTCTTTCTCAGTTGATCAATTCTCAAATTTAAACCCTCAGCAAACCACGGAACGCCCTGGCAGCATAGTAAGATTCTGCACCGTTGTGATACACGAAGACATTGTCGTAGCGGAAATCAGCAAAGAGGGCACCGCCAAGTTCTCTGATATCCGAAGGTGTTTTTATCCAACTCGATGTTTTCGTATCAAAATATCCAAGTTTCTGCAATTCTCGATATTGTTCTTCAGTTAAAATCTCAATGCCCATAGCAGCAGCCATATCAATAGCGCTATTCTTCGGTTTATGTTCTTTTCTTGACTCCAGCGCTTCACGGTCGTAACAAAGACTTCTGCGGCCGCTAGGGCTTTCCGCTGAACAATCATAAAAAATGTACTCGTGTCTCTTTTTATCGTAACCAACAACATCCGGTTCACCGCCAGTTCTTTCCATTTCATTGAGTGACCACAGTTTTTCAGTATTAGCTTCCAGCGTTGCCTGTACTGTAGCCCATTCAAGGCCTTTATGTCGGTTCATGTTTTTCTCAAAACGGTCTTCCAACGCTCTGAGCAGTTCTTCACGTTGCTTTGGTGACAACTCCTTTTTATTACTATTAGTCTTCTTCATACTTTTATATTACCTCTGTTGAATATTCATTTATTGATTAACCGAAATGATTTTTCTATCTGCAGGTCTGAAATACCAAGACATTACGGTCAGAACGAGAAGCAACAGCGAAGGAAATATTTCAATCACAGGATCACTTATGGCGATATGTGAAAATGCCGCTCCGGTCATGATAAAGAAAAATCCTGCATAAGTCCATTCCTTCAGTAAAGGAAATTTAGGAATAAGCATTGCAACGACTCCCAACATTTTCCAAGCGCCAAGGATTGTCAGCAAATAGAGAGGATAACCCAAATGGGTAATCATATCTGCACCCCCTTGTCCTTTAAAATTGAATAACTGTCCTAAACCGGTTGACAGCATTCCTAATGAAAGCCAGAGCGTAGCAATCCAATAGATAATTTTACCTGCTTTGCCGGCAGACAGGTTTCTCTTCGCCATATCTTTTCTCCCTATTGTGAGATATTATTTTAATTTGTTTACAATCTCTTGTAATCGGTTATGCGCCATGTTGATGCCTTGAGCAAAGGGTAACTTCAGCATCTGGTCCCTGAGTGCGACCGACTTATATACGATATGCATATTGAGTTTGCTGGTGTTGTCCGTGAGTTTTTCAAATTCTAAGAACTCAAGCTGGACACCAAAAGGGGTATTCTCCATTTCAAATGTGCGCGTGATTTTCTGGTTCGTGCTAAACTCATGGATCACACCATTGAATCCGTGTTTGTTTCCTTTGGGATCAGTTGTTTCAAATTGGTAACCGCCGTGCTTTTTATTTTCAAGTTTCAGCACTTTTGTTCCCATCCACTGCTCAACAATGCTGGGATCTGCATACGCTGTAAAAAGTAATTCCAACGGCAAATCAAATTCCCGCGTAATCATTAAATCCTGTTTGCCATCTTCAGCGTTGATTTTTGTCCCGTTGTAAGGGATGCTGTGCAGCGGCATTTTCCGTTCCATAGTATTTTATTTTTTTTGTTTGTAGTTTTTCATGATTGTTTCCAATTTATTGAACCTGTCATCCCACATTTTTGCAAAAGGCATCAGCCATTCAGCTATTTCTTTCATTTTGTTAGGATTGAAGTGATAATAAATTTCTCTGCCGTTTTGCTCTTGTTCAATCAGTTCGCACTCGGTAAGTATCTGCAGGTGTTTTGAAACGGTCGGTCTTGCCGTATCAAAGTTTGAGGCAATCGCGCCTGCCGTCATCGATTGTGAAGCAACCAACAGAAGTATAGCTCTTCTTGTCGGATCTGCTATGGCTTGAAATACATCTCGTCGTAAATTCATTATATTTTATTGTGTAGTTATTTGACTACAATATACATGAAGTTATTTGACTACGCAAGTTTTTTTTGCAAATTATTATCACTGGATGGTTTTGAGTGTTGTTAGCCGTAGGTTTGAATGATTGTCAGCCGATGACTAAAGAAGGGTAGAAGGATAGTGTTGAAATGATAATTGTACGCCAGAATTATTGCGATGTTGTCCGCAGCCCTGCCGGTTGATATACGAAATGTGTTTACTTTTTTTCTTTTAGAGATGTGCGGATGATTTCATTCAGAGCGTTTAGATCAACGTCTTTAAGTGTATTTATGTAGAGGCAGCCAATACCTGTCTTGTGTTTACCCAGCTTTTTAAGAACGACAGCTTGTTTCTTAATATCTACCATAAGGTACAGCGATAGATTCGCTTTACGGGGAGAGAAACCTATAAGGAACCAATCAACTTCCCTGCCAGTGGTGGGACTTTTGTATCGTTTATTCCCAAAACCGATGATAGAACTGCTCCATAACACTGGTTCTTCCCCGGTTGCTTTTTTCATCATTTCCAAAAGCGCAAAACTGTCCTTGCGCTTTTGTTCATCCTTAACAGAGTTGATAAAATCCTCCACGTTTGCTAAGGTTGGTTTTGTTTTTATTTCAACCAGTTTTGATTTTTTAGCCATTTGAAAATATAATTTGTTTCACATTTGTTTCGTATATCGGTTTGTGGCTACAAGAAGTTGGCGATTTTGAAGCACTAAACTTCTGCCACTACCAAACTTGATACGAAGTCCAAAGCTTCATTTAACCACTGAATCACCAATTTCTTGAAGCTGCTGTTAGCGGTTCGACTCTCTTTTTTGTAATTAATATTACTCTTCGCCAAAGTAGTCACTATCAATTTTTTTAAGTTCGTATATCTGTTGTGTCGTGCAACCAAGATTGTAGTCCATCATCAGTTGAGCCAATTGTTCTCCGTCAATAAGCACAATTTTAGTTTCATTTTTTGGTGTGTATTCCAAAGCTTCTTTTGTAAAATTTGATGTCGTGATGAAGATGCCTTTTTTAGCACCTTGTCCAGCTAAAGCACCAACAAATTTGTGTAGTTCTGGCCGCCCAACTACATTTCCTGGTCTCCAACGTTTGGCTTGAATGTAAATAATGTCAAGCCCGAGTTTATCTTCTTTTATTGTTCCATCAATTCCTTCGTCACCACTTTTTCCTATTGCTTTTCCTGCGTCCTTGATAGATCCACCGTATCCCATTTTTACTAACAATTCAACGACAAGTCTCTCAAAAAATGTTGGCGATAAATCAACCACTCGGTTACGCAATTCAGACGCTAATGATTTTCTAATTCGTTGATATGCCTTGTCAAGATTTTCTTCTGGTGTTTGTTCGTTTATTTCTACAATTACAACTTCTTCTTCACTGTCATTTCGGCTTGCGTTTTGAAATTCGAGAAATGCAGGAAATTGTCTTAAATATTTTGCATCTACTCGCTCAGGGTTTTTCTTTAGAGTGTCAAGTCCAATTTGAGTAATAACAAAAGTTGCCCGTTTGGGTGAGTCAAGAAGTCCTGCTTTTTTTAAATATGTTTTTGCCCAACCAACTCTGTTATCAAAAATTGCTTGATTACCACTTGCTAAAAGTTCTTTTCTTTCCTCGTCCGTCACTTGAAATTCAGTCGCTAAATTTTCAATTAGATCTCTATATTTATGTTCCTGTCTGTCCGAGACAAGTTTGAGTAAAGGAAGCATTAACGATTGATAGTCCGGTATCATATTTTTCGATTATTATCTGTTCGTTTTGTTGATGGTGTATCGTCTTTTAAGCTAACCATTAACGTTTGTAATATCTCAGTAGTTTATTTTTTCTGCATAAACATGCGTCTATTATACCATTTTAGCATGATTTACGCAATGCGTCTATTTGGCTCTTGCCTGTAATATTTTGGCCGGTTTGACTGTTGTATTGCCTCATCCATTGGATTTAAAATCTTTCCGAGCGATTTCTTGTGATGTGTCTTAATTATTTTTGTATATACCATAAATCGACTCCGTTTTCTTATAAATGTGTTGCAAAATTATGACGTAAGCCATACACACTTTTTTTTCCTAATTATTTCTTGCACAAGAACAGTAAGCAACAATATTTTTGGTGCTTCGGATTCAATCATTAATAATTTCTTTTTTGATAGTACAATTTATCATATGGACTTAAATAGTATTGTATTGAACAACTCTGCCAAATTTTGTACGTTACGTCCATCATTTTACAGCTTAAGTCATTGTCTAAGAGTAGGATTCATGTTTCTTCTTCCGGTAAGAGATTTGTCGAACTTTTTATGCATAACTCGCTTTTCGTCGAACTGTAAAAACCACGTGGAACAGATTCGCTGACTTCACACACTCAGAATGGTGGGGATTGTGTTTTCAATGCAATCGGCGAATTCGTTAATGGAAATGACTGTGTCAATGTATCCGCAGAAGAATATCACTTGGCTGCCGCAGACAAAGTCTGTGGATGCGAAAACAGTATCGACGACATATTCTTGTAGTATTCCTTATTTAGAATCGAGTGTGAAAAACATGTATATTATTAATAGGAAAGAAACTCTATGAAATATTTTCGTTCCATTCTTCTTCTACCCATCCTTCTTTTTGCACAGGATATTGATCTTAAGACTGACTATCTCAAATTCGAATACAAAATTCCGATGCGGGATGGCAAAAAACTCCATACCGCTGTCTATGTCCCAAAGGACACAACGACGAAATATCCCATCATTCTGTCGCGGACTCCCTATACGGTAGCACCCTATGGAAGTGATTATTTGAAAGCGGGACAAAATAATTTATGGATGGCCCAGGAAAAATATATCATGGCGTTTCAAGATGTGCGGGGCCGCTTTATGTCTGAAGGGGTGTATGAAGATATTCGTCCGCATATTGTTGATAAACGATCGAATAATGATGTTGATGAGAGTAGTGATACCTATGATACAATCGAATGGCTGTTAAAAAATGTCCAACCGAATAACGGTAATGTCGGTATGATCGGAATTTCCTATCCGGGATTTTATGCGGCTCATGGTTTAATCAATTCGCATCCTGCATTAAAGGCCGTCTCGCCACAAGCCCCCATTTCAGATTGGTTCATCGGCGATGATTTTCATCATAATGGAGCTATGTTGTTGATTGATGGTTTCAGCTTCTATCGTTCATTTGGAAAACCGCGGCCGACATTAACAACAACCTGGCCCCCAGGATTTGAATTCCCAACACCTGATGGATATAAATTTCTGCTGGAAGCCGGATCATTGTTATCGATAAAAAATAAATATTACGGAGACACTGCTAAATTTTGGAATGATCTGTTTATCCATCCGGACTATAATGGATTCTGGAAATCGCGTAGTGTCGCTCAACATATGAAAAACATTAAACCTGCCGTTCTTATTGTTGGCGGCTGGTTCGATGCCGAAGATCTCTATGGTTCTTTAAAGATTTATTCCGCGATTGAAAAGAACAACCAGAAAAATCGAACTTTGCTGATGATGGGTCCATGGTTTCATGGCGGCTGGGTTCGTTCCGATGGGAGCCGATTAGGACATGTGAGTTTTGGAAATAAAAATTCAGAATATTACGATCAACACATTCGTGAATTCTTTAATTTTTATTTGAAGGGAAAAGGGAGCTTCCATCTTCCGGAAGTTTCTGCATTTGAGACAGGGAGTAATGTCTGGAGATCATATAGTGAATGGCCGCCGAAGAATGTTGAAACAACAAAAATATTTCTTTCTGCAGAAGAAAAACTCTCCTTTAAAAAACCGAGTGAGAAAAATGGTTCCGATGAATACCTCAGCGATCCTCATCGACCAGTGCCGTATATTGCGGACATCAGCAATTCACGTGGCAGGGAATATATGACGGACGATCAGCGATTTGCCTGGCAGCGTCCCGATGTTCTTTCGTACAAAATGAACATTGACGACGATATGACATTGGCAGGACCGATTACTGCGCATTTATTTGTTTCAACAACAGGATCTGATGCCGATTTTGTTGTGAAAGTGATCGATGTTTTTCCGGATACGACAAAAGACGATGGAGTAAATCCCAAGCATATAAAAATGGGTGGATATCAAATGCTGGTGCGCGGAGAAGTGATGCGTGCACGATACCGGAATAGTTTTTCAACTCCCGAAGCATTGAAGCCAAATAAAATAGAAACTGTTTCTTTTACCATCCCGGACATAAATCATACATTCAAAAAGGGACACTCGTTCATGGTGCAAATCCAGAGCAGTTGGTTTCCGCTTGTCGATCGGAATCCTCAAAAATTCGTGAATATTTACCAAGCAAAAGAGACCGATTTCCAGAAGGCGACTCACCGCATCTATCGATCCATAGAAAATAGCTCTTATCTAGAAGTAGAAGTTCTTAAAAAATAAGCGGAAAATAACTATCAGAATAGGGTCATTCGCTTAAAAAGCCAGGGTGATGAAATTATTTAATTTTTTTCATTCGCTTTTTGGCTGGAATTTCGTATATTTATAATCCCTAAAGTAACAACGTCTAAACGCAAGGAGAGATTTCAATGGCAAAACAACAGTCGTTTGAGGAAAAAGCCAAAAAAGCCGCAAAAGCAGGCGGGTTGGAAAAAACGATCAAATTTGTTGCAGCGGTAAAAACAGATAAAGGTTCATACCGTTTCAACCAGAAATTAGTAAAAGTAAAAGACGAAAAGTCTGAAGATGCAGTCCTGGAAGCGGAATACAAAAAAATGCAGTCAGGCGCACACTAATTCAGATCATTAAGCAAACAAGGAACTAGAACAATGTCAAAACGATGTGAAGTCTCAGAAGTCGGTCCAATGACCGGACACAATGTATCGCACGCGAACAACAGAACACCGCGTCGCTTTCTTCCAAATCTCCAGAGCAAACGCATCTGGGTGCAGGAATTGAAACGATACATAAACGTTAAACTTACCAGCAAAGCCTTAAAAACTGTGACGAAGAACGGCACCGCCGAAATCGCAAAATTGGTGCGCGCGGGTAAACTCTAATCGGAACGCAATGAAGAACAGAACAAACAATTTTGTTTCTGTTATTGTATTGATTCTTTATGGCACACTCACATCCGTGACTGTGCCTTTTCATTTTCACGAAGATTCTCCGTTTGCTACCGGCAGCGGTGTGCACACAATCGTTCAGCATGATGATGCATCTCACTGCCACCATCATTCGATAGATTCTCACGATGACTGCACACTCTGTTCATTCGTATCCCATTCCGGTCTTTGTAAAGCATCATCCGTTGTTCCTCTGATCGATCCTGTTTCACAGGAATATATCTCGCATTTTTCTTTTACCGCAGTTATTGATTTCCATTCGACGCATTCCCGTCGCGGTCCCCCGGCACTTTTCTCGTAATTCAATTTTCAACGTACCATTGCACAAAGAGATTGATTCATGAATTGAAGCATGAAAAATCTTTTGTTGGAAACTTGTAGCTGCTCAGCAGAATGGCATAAAAATTCAAAAACATGCCACCAAATCACGAAAACACGAAAGTGCACAAAATAATTTGAACCATTATCCCCAAAAGGTTGGTGAAATTTTGTGTTTTCGTGTTTTAGTGGCAAAAAAATCATAACCG is a genomic window of Bacteroidota bacterium containing:
- a CDS encoding DUF1801 domain-containing protein: MAKKSKLVEIKTKPTLANVEDFINSVKDEQKRKDSFALLEMMKKATGEEPVLWSSSIIGFGNKRYKSPTTGREVDWFLIGFSPRKANLSLYLMVDIKKQAVVLKKLGKHKTGIGCLYINTLKDVDLNALNEIIRTSLKEKK
- a CDS encoding restriction endonuclease — translated: MIPDYQSLMLPLLKLVSDRQEHKYRDLIENLATEFQVTDEERKELLASGNQAIFDNRVGWAKTYLKKAGLLDSPKRATFVITQIGLDTLKKNPERVDAKYLRQFPAFLEFQNASRNDSEEEVVIVEINEQTPEENLDKAYQRIRKSLASELRNRVVDLSPTFFERLVVELLVKMGYGGSIKDAGKAIGKSGDEGIDGTIKEDKLGLDIIYIQAKRWRPGNVVGRPELHKFVGALAGQGAKKGIFITTSNFTKEALEYTPKNETKIVLIDGEQLAQLMMDYNLGCTTQQIYELKKIDSDYFGEE
- a CDS encoding CocE/NonD family hydrolase is translated as MKYFRSILLLPILLFAQDIDLKTDYLKFEYKIPMRDGKKLHTAVYVPKDTTTKYPIILSRTPYTVAPYGSDYLKAGQNNLWMAQEKYIMAFQDVRGRFMSEGVYEDIRPHIVDKRSNNDVDESSDTYDTIEWLLKNVQPNNGNVGMIGISYPGFYAAHGLINSHPALKAVSPQAPISDWFIGDDFHHNGAMLLIDGFSFYRSFGKPRPTLTTTWPPGFEFPTPDGYKFLLEAGSLLSIKNKYYGDTAKFWNDLFIHPDYNGFWKSRSVAQHMKNIKPAVLIVGGWFDAEDLYGSLKIYSAIEKNNQKNRTLLMMGPWFHGGWVRSDGSRLGHVSFGNKNSEYYDQHIREFFNFYLKGKGSFHLPEVSAFETGSNVWRSYSEWPPKNVETTKIFLSAEEKLSFKKPSEKNGSDEYLSDPHRPVPYIADISNSRGREYMTDDQRFAWQRPDVLSYKMNIDDDMTLAGPITAHLFVSTTGSDADFVVKVIDVFPDTTKDDGVNPKHIKMGGYQMLVRGEVMRARYRNSFSTPEALKPNKIETVSFTIPDINHTFKKGHSFMVQIQSSWFPLVDRNPQKFVNIYQAKETDFQKATHRIYRSIENSSYLEVEVLKK
- the rpmB gene encoding 50S ribosomal protein L28, which gives rise to MSKRCEVSEVGPMTGHNVSHANNRTPRRFLPNLQSKRIWVQELKRYINVKLTSKALKTVTKNGTAEIAKLVRAGKL
- a CDS encoding DUF2946 family protein, with protein sequence MKNRTNNFVSVIVLILYGTLTSVTVPFHFHEDSPFATGSGVHTIVQHDDASHCHHHSIDSHDDCTLCSFVSHSGLCKASSVVPLIDPVSQEYISHFSFTAVIDFHSTHSRRGPPALFS